A single region of the bacterium genome encodes:
- a CDS encoding CRISPR-associated endonuclease Cas6: MDFLGDFSVNFEIPDYWGIGKSVSRGFGTVMKQKTDKEERGNEKTNEGI, translated from the coding sequence TTGGATTTTTTGGGAGATTTTTCAGTCAACTTTGAGATTCCTGATTACTGGGGCATTGGTAAATCCGTATCGCGAGGGTTTGGAACAGTAATGAAGCAGAAAACAGACAAAGAGGAAAGAGGGAATGAAAAAACGAATGAAGGAATCTAA